The Deinococcus metallilatus genome segment CCCGACGCGCCTGCGCTCGACCGGACCGTGCCCTACGTGTACTGGCAGCACGAGATCATGCGGTGCCTGGAGGTGATGGCCCTGGCGGGAGCGCCCGCCGTGACGCTGGAACCCCGCTTGCAGGTGACGGCGGACGATCTGGCGGAGGCCGGGGGCGCCGTGCCGGAGGACGACCGACCCCTGGTGGCCCTCCACCCCGGGGCGGGGGACCCCCGGCGCCGCTGGAGTCCCGCCCACTTCGCTCGGGTCGCGGACGCGCTGGCTGCGGCGGGCGCCCGCATCGTCCTGACCGGAGCTGGGGACGAGGCGCATCTGGTGGACGGCGTGCTGGCGGCCCTGTCCGGTCCGGCGCGGGAGGCGGCGGTGAACACCTGCGGACGCCTGAGCATCGGCGGCCTGGCGGGCCTGCTGTCCCGCTGCACCCTGGTGGTGTCCAACGACTCCGGGCCGCTCCACCTGGGCGCGGCGGTCGGTGCCAGTACGGTGGGCATCTACTGGTGCGGGAACGCCATCAACGCCGGGACCCTCAGCCGGACCCGTCACCGCCCCGTCCTGTCCTGGCGGCTGAACTGCCCCGAGTGCGGCGTGAACTGTATGGAGGACCGCTGCGACCACTGCTGCTCCTTCGTGGACGACGTGACGCCCGAGCAGGTGCTGGAGGAAGCGCGGAGCCTCCTCGCAGCCAGCGGCCAGCTCCTGCTGGGATAGGGCGAGCGGCAGCGGTCCCTCTCTCCGGGTGGGAGAAGCTCAGTTCCCAGAGCCGAGGCCTTGCCTGTGAAGCAGATGAAGGGCGCTTCACCTGCCTCTCGCAAGGTCGACAGTTTGGGCCCGGCAGGGTTCACACCTTTCTGCGGCGAATGGATGAGCTGACCTCCAGAATCTGGAGTGTCAACCGATACAAATTTCTTGTATGGGACATCATCCGAAGGCTGCCTGTGGGCAGGAGTGGAGAGGGGATAGACCTTGACGGGAACCAACGGAAACGGCGGCAAGCGGGGCTTTGCGGCGATGGACCCCGCCCGGCAACGCGAGATCGCCAGCCAGGGAGGCCGGGCGGCGCACCGCAGCGGCAACGCCCACCAGTTCACCTCCGAGGAAGCGCGGGAGGCGGGCCGCAAGGGCGGACAGGCGTCTCATAACGGCCGCTCCGGCAAAGCCTCGTAGGGAATCCGAAGCCCTGGGCAGGCTCCCGGGGAACCAGACCGGATGCGCGTGACCCCGC includes the following:
- a CDS encoding KGG domain-containing protein — translated: MDPARQREIASQGGRAAHRSGNAHQFTSEEAREAGRKGGQASHNGRSGKAS
- a CDS encoding glycosyltransferase family 9 protein; its protein translation is MKLGPRFEGVRRVAVLRANALGDFMFSLPALEALRAAYPAAEVVLLGQPWHARFLQGRPGPLDRVIAVPPSQGVYVGRDGKADEDPAELDAFFARMRDEQFDLAVQLHGGGRYSNPFTLRLGARATVGLRTPDAPALDRTVPYVYWQHEIMRCLEVMALAGAPAVTLEPRLQVTADDLAEAGGAVPEDDRPLVALHPGAGDPRRRWSPAHFARVADALAAAGARIVLTGAGDEAHLVDGVLAALSGPAREAAVNTCGRLSIGGLAGLLSRCTLVVSNDSGPLHLGAAVGASTVGIYWCGNAINAGTLSRTRHRPVLSWRLNCPECGVNCMEDRCDHCCSFVDDVTPEQVLEEARSLLAASGQLLLG